From the Streptomyces nigrescens genome, one window contains:
- a CDS encoding virginiamycin B lyase family protein has translation MSTNFQPGLPGLLSATALPAARTAAPIGILALTTISVGDQPVGVAVAANGNAYVANYVSNDVTVINTATDTVVGVPIPVGAAPVGVAVAPNGKAYVVNSASNNVTVINTATNTVVGVPIPVGITPIGVAIAPNGNAYVTNLSDNTVTVISTAMDTVVGGPIFVGNSPYAVAVAPNGNAYVTNMSSNDVTVINTATNTVLVPSIPVGTGPDGVAIAPNGNAYVSAFSSNNVTVINTATNTVVGAPIPVSTGPTGLAVALNGKAYVADYQSNDVTVVDTNTNAVVCTPIPVGANPFAVAVAPNGKIYVANQGSDDVSVIPPFPTLTSISPNQGSTTGGTPVTLLGTNLTGATVTIGGNPATGVNVNPGGTAIHAFTPPGALGPATVTVTTDGGCASLVNGFTYVSPSHATSLTATPALAKLFPPQVYFPFLTATLKDLVTGLPVPGQTITFKTGTHVLGTATTNAQGTAKLDETLTFPLILANGGYDAFFAGTGTLLASSAHGEVLTP, from the coding sequence ATGAGTACGAACTTTCAGCCGGGGCTGCCGGGGCTGCTTTCGGCCACCGCCCTCCCCGCGGCCCGGACGGCAGCGCCGATCGGGATTCTGGCACTGACGACGATCTCGGTGGGCGACCAGCCGGTCGGGGTCGCGGTCGCCGCCAACGGCAACGCCTACGTGGCCAACTACGTGTCGAACGACGTGACCGTGATCAACACTGCCACGGACACCGTGGTGGGCGTGCCTATCCCCGTCGGCGCCGCCCCGGTCGGGGTGGCGGTCGCCCCCAACGGCAAGGCCTACGTCGTCAACAGTGCCTCGAACAACGTGACGGTGATCAACACCGCCACCAACACCGTGGTGGGCGTGCCTATCCCCGTCGGCATCACACCGATCGGGGTGGCGATCGCCCCCAACGGCAACGCCTACGTCACCAACCTGAGCGACAACACCGTGACCGTGATCAGCACCGCAATGGACACCGTCGTGGGCGGCCCCATCTTCGTCGGTAATTCCCCCTACGCTGTGGCGGTCGCCCCCAACGGCAACGCCTACGTCACCAACATGTCCTCGAACGACGTGACGGTGATCAACACCGCCACCAACACCGTCCTCGTCCCCAGCATCCCCGTCGGCACCGGCCCGGACGGCGTGGCGATCGCCCCCAACGGCAACGCCTATGTGTCCGCCTTCTCGTCGAACAATGTGACGGTGATCAACACCGCCACCAACACCGTCGTGGGCGCCCCCATCCCCGTCAGCACCGGCCCGACAGGGCTGGCGGTCGCCCTCAACGGCAAGGCCTACGTGGCCGACTACCAGTCGAACGACGTGACGGTGGTCGACACCAACACCAACGCAGTCGTCTGCACCCCCATCCCCGTCGGCGCCAACCCGTTCGCTGTCGCGGTCGCACCCAACGGCAAGATCTACGTCGCCAACCAGGGTTCGGACGACGTGAGCGTCATCCCGCCGTTCCCCACGCTGACCAGCATCAGCCCCAACCAGGGGTCCACCACCGGCGGAACGCCGGTGACCCTCCTCGGCACCAACCTCACCGGCGCCACTGTCACCATCGGCGGCAACCCCGCCACCGGCGTCAACGTCAACCCCGGCGGCACCGCGATCCACGCCTTCACCCCACCCGGCGCGCTCGGCCCGGCGACCGTCACCGTCACCACCGACGGCGGCTGCGCCAGCCTGGTGAACGGCTTCACCTACGTCTCGCCCAGCCACGCCACCTCGCTGACCGCGACCCCGGCGCTGGCGAAGCTGTTCCCGCCGCAGGTGTACTTCCCGTTCCTGACCGCCACGCTGAAGGACCTGGTCACCGGCCTGCCCGTGCCCGGACAGACCATCACCTTCAAAACCGGCACCCACGTCCTGGGCACCGCCACCACCAACGCCCAAGGCACCGCCAAGCTGGACGAGACGCTCACCTTCCCGCTCATCCTCGCCAACGGCGGCTACGACGCCTTCTTCGCCGGCACGGGTACCCTGCTGGCCTCCAGCGCCCACGGGGAGGTCCTGACCCCCTAG
- a CDS encoding DUF7196 family protein, whose protein sequence is MQLRRGSPSDHVGYQLNLPDGTIRHYVTCQEAEAANQRAGGVRTITILTP, encoded by the coding sequence ATGCAATTGCGGCGGGGGAGTCCCTCAGACCACGTCGGCTACCAATTGAACCTGCCCGACGGCACCATTCGTCACTACGTCACCTGTCAAGAGGCCGAGGCCGCGAACCAACGAGCAGGCGGCGTCAGAACGATCACTATCCTCACCCCGTGA